Proteins encoded in a region of the Vitis riparia cultivar Riparia Gloire de Montpellier isolate 1030 chromosome 7, EGFV_Vit.rip_1.0, whole genome shotgun sequence genome:
- the LOC117917832 gene encoding putative pentatricopeptide repeat-containing protein At5g08490 isoform X1, giving the protein MHTTCLMICLNHDCLTSRHDEALSLFLERVRCSVGYKPNGQVLAALLKSCVAISAIRFGSVLHGYALKLGHVSCQSLCKGLLNLYAKSGALDYCNKLFGEMDQRDPVIWNIVLSGLAGFQSHEAEVMRLFRAMHMVNEAKPNSVTIAIVLPVCARLRDLDAGKSVHSYVIKSGLESHTLAGNALISMYAKCGLVCSDAYAAFNRIEFKDVVSWNAVIAGFSENKSTEEAFKLFHAMLKGPIQPNYATIASILPVCASLEENAGYWYGKEVHCHVLRRMELVEDVSVINSLMSFYLRIGQMEKAEFLFRNMKSRDLVSWNASIAGYASNGEWLKALELFSELISLETIKPDSVTLVSVLPACAHVHNLQVAKEIHGYIIRHPALREDTSVGNALLSFYAKCNYTQAALQTFLMISRKDLISWNAILDAFTESGCETHLGNLLHWMLREGIRPDSITILTIIQYYAAVSRVKKVKETHSYSIRFGLLQGDAGPTLGNGMLDAYAKCGNMKYAVNIFGSLSEKRNVVTCNSMISGYVNSCSHDDAYAIFNTMSETDLTTWNLMVRVYAENDFPDQALSLFHELQVQGMKPDIVTIMSILPACAHMASVHMLRQCHGYVIRACFNDVRLNGAFIDMYSKCGSVFGAYKLFLSSPLKDLVMFTAMVGGFAMHGMGEEALRIFSYMLELGVKPDHVIITAVLFACSHAGLVDEGWKIFNSIEKVHGFQPTMEQYACVVDLLARGGRIKDAYTFVTRMPIEANANIWGTLLGACRTHHEVELGRVVADHLFKIESDNIGNYVVMSNLYAADARWDGVMEIRRLMRTRELKKPAGCSWIEVGRRKNVFIAGDSSHPQRSIIYRTLSTLDQLMKEPFHF; this is encoded by the coding sequence CTCCATGGTTATGCTCTTAAACTAGGCCATGTTTCATGTCAATCTCTGTGTAAAGGATTGCTCAACTTGTACGCTAAATCTGGAGCTCTCGATTATTGCAACAAACTATTTGGTGAGATGGACCAACGTGATCCCGTCATTTGGAACATTGTCCTCTCTGGTTTGGCTGGATTCCAAAGTCATGAGGCTGAGGTGATGAGGTTGTTCCGTGCAATGCATATGGTGAATGAAGCTAAGCCCAACTCTGTCACCATTGCTATTGTTCTTCCTGTGTGTGCTCGTCTCCGAGATTTAGATGCTGGGAAGAGTGTGCACTCTTATGTGATTAAATCGGGGTTGGAATCACATACCCTTGCAGGAAATGCCTTAATATCAATGTATGCAAAGTGTGGGCTTGTTTGCAGTGATGCATATGCTGCATTTAATAGAATTGAGTTCAAAGATGTGGTTTCATGGAATGCAGTGATTGCAGGGTTTTCCGAGAATAAGTCCACAGAAGAAGCATTCAAATTATTCCATGCAATGCTTAAAGGACCGATACAACCTAATTATGCAACAATTGCAAGTATTCTACCTGTGTGTGCATCATTAGAAGAGAATGCTGGTTACTGGTATGGGAAAGAGGTCCACTGTCATGTTTTGCGAAGAATGGAGCTGGTAGAAGATGTTTCTGTAATCAACTCTCTTATGAGCTTTTACCTGAGGATTGGACAGATGGAAAAAGCAGAATTCTTGTTCAGAAACATGAAATCAAGAGATTTGGTTTCATGGAATGCTAGTATTGCAGGATATGCCTCAAATGGTGAGTGGTTGAAAGCATTAGAGTTATTTTCGGAGCTCATCTCTCTAGAGACGATAAAGCCAGATTCTGTCACCCTTGTTAGTGTTCTTCCCGCTTGTGCCCATGTACATAATTTGCAGGTAGCAAAGGAGATCCATGGCTATATTATCCGACATCCTGCTCTACGTGAGGATACATCAGTTGGAAATGCCCTTCTAAGTTTCTATGCAAAATGCAATTACACACAAGCTGCTCTTCAGACATTCTTAATGATTTCTCGTAAAGACTTGATATCATGGAATGCTATTCTTGATGCCTTTACAGAGAGTGGGTGTGAAACTCACCTTGGCAACCTATTACACTGGATGCTAAGGGAAGGAATAAGACCTGACTCCATTACTATCTTAACTATAATTCAGTATTATGCTGCTGTTTCCAGAGTCAAAAAGGTTAAAGAAACCCATAGCTATTCAATTAGATTTGGTCTTTTGCAGGGTGATGCTGGACCTACTCTTGGAAATGGGATGCTCGACGCATATGCCAAATGTGGCAACATGAAATATGCAGTCAATATTTTTGGGAGTTTGTCAGAGAAACGGAATGTGGTCACTTGCAATTCAATGATCTCAGGTTATGTGAATAGTTGCTCTCATGATGATGCCTATGCAATATTCAATACAATGTCTGAAACTGATTTAACTACTTGGAATTTAATGGTTCGAGTTTACGCTGAAAATGATTTTCCTGATCAAGCTCTGAGTCTTTTCCATGAGCTCCAAGTTCAAGGGATGAAGCCTGACATAGTGACTATCATGAGCATCCTTCCAGCTTGTGCTCATATGGCCTCAGTCCACATGCTGAGGCAGTGTCATGGGTATGTAATTAGAGCTTGTTTCAATGATGTTCGCTTGAATGGAGCTTTCATAGATATGTACTCAAAATGTGGAAGCGTATTTGGTGCTTATAAGCTTTTTTTGTCAAGCCCTCTGAAAGATCTGGTCATGTTTACAGCCATGGTTGGTGGGTTCGCAATGCATGGCATGGGAGAGGAAGCACTCAGGATTTTCTCTTATATGCTTGAGTTGGGTGTGAAGCCGGATCATGTTATCATTACCGCAGTCTTGTTTGCCTGCAGTCATGCAGGCCTAGTAGATGAAGGGTGGAAGATCTTTAACTCAATTGAGAAGGTCCATGGCTTCCAACCCACCATGGAACAGTATGCTTGTGTTGTGGATCTTCTTGCTCGAGGAGGCCGAATTAAGGATGCTTACACTTTTGTGACCAGGATGCCAATTGAAGCTAATGCAAACATATGGGGAACATTGCTGGGAGCTTGTAGGACTCACCATGAGGTTGAATTAGGAAGAGTAGTGGCTGATCATCTCTTTAAGATCGAATCTGACAATATCGGGAACTATGTAGTGATGTCTAACCTATATGCAGCAGATGCTAGATGGGATGGCGTCATGGAGATACGGAGGCTGATGCGGACCAGAGAGTTGAAAAAGCCTGCTGGGTGCAGCTGGATTGAAGTGGGGAGGAGGAAGAATGTATTCATAGCTGGGGATTCTTCCCACCCACAAA
- the LOC117917832 gene encoding putative pentatricopeptide repeat-containing protein At5g08490 isoform X4: MHTTCLMICLNHDCLTSRHDEALSLFLERVRCSVGYKPNGQVLAALLKSCVAISAIRFGSVLHGYALKLGHVSCQSLCKGLLNLYAKSGALDYCNKLFGEMDQRDPVIWNIVLSGLAGFQSHEAEVMRLFRAMHMVNEAKPNSVTIAIVLPVCARLRDLDAGKSVHSYVIKSGLESHTLAGNALISMYAKCGLVCSDAYAAFNRIEFKDVVSWNAVIAGFSENKSTEEAFKLFHAMLKGPIQPNYATIASILPVCASLEENAGYWYGKEVHCHVLRRMELVEDVSVINSLMSFYLRIGQMEKAEFLFRNMKSRDLVSWNASIAGYASNGEWLKALELFSELISLETIKPDSVTLVSVLPACAHVHNLQVAKEIHGYIIRHPALREDTSVGNALLSFYAKCNYTQAALQTFLMISRKDLISWNAILDAFTESGCETHLGNLLHWMLREGIRPDSITILTIIQYYAAVSRVKKVKETHSYSIRFGLLQGDAGPTLGNGMLDAYAKCGNMKYAVNIFGSLSEKRNVVTCNSMISGYVNSCSHDDAYAIFNTMSETDLTTWNLMVRVYAENDFPDQALSLFHELQVQGMKPDIVTIMSILPACAHMASVHMLRQCHGYVIRACFNDVRLNGAFIDMYSKCGSVFGAYKLFLSSPLKDLVMFTAMVGGFAMHGMGEEALRIFSYMLELGVKPDHVIITAVLFACSHAGLVDEGWKIFNSIEKVHGFQPTMEQYACVVDLLARGGRIKDAYTFVTRMPIEANANIWGTLLGACRTHHEMLDGMASWRYGG; this comes from the exons CTCCATGGTTATGCTCTTAAACTAGGCCATGTTTCATGTCAATCTCTGTGTAAAGGATTGCTCAACTTGTACGCTAAATCTGGAGCTCTCGATTATTGCAACAAACTATTTGGTGAGATGGACCAACGTGATCCCGTCATTTGGAACATTGTCCTCTCTGGTTTGGCTGGATTCCAAAGTCATGAGGCTGAGGTGATGAGGTTGTTCCGTGCAATGCATATGGTGAATGAAGCTAAGCCCAACTCTGTCACCATTGCTATTGTTCTTCCTGTGTGTGCTCGTCTCCGAGATTTAGATGCTGGGAAGAGTGTGCACTCTTATGTGATTAAATCGGGGTTGGAATCACATACCCTTGCAGGAAATGCCTTAATATCAATGTATGCAAAGTGTGGGCTTGTTTGCAGTGATGCATATGCTGCATTTAATAGAATTGAGTTCAAAGATGTGGTTTCATGGAATGCAGTGATTGCAGGGTTTTCCGAGAATAAGTCCACAGAAGAAGCATTCAAATTATTCCATGCAATGCTTAAAGGACCGATACAACCTAATTATGCAACAATTGCAAGTATTCTACCTGTGTGTGCATCATTAGAAGAGAATGCTGGTTACTGGTATGGGAAAGAGGTCCACTGTCATGTTTTGCGAAGAATGGAGCTGGTAGAAGATGTTTCTGTAATCAACTCTCTTATGAGCTTTTACCTGAGGATTGGACAGATGGAAAAAGCAGAATTCTTGTTCAGAAACATGAAATCAAGAGATTTGGTTTCATGGAATGCTAGTATTGCAGGATATGCCTCAAATGGTGAGTGGTTGAAAGCATTAGAGTTATTTTCGGAGCTCATCTCTCTAGAGACGATAAAGCCAGATTCTGTCACCCTTGTTAGTGTTCTTCCCGCTTGTGCCCATGTACATAATTTGCAGGTAGCAAAGGAGATCCATGGCTATATTATCCGACATCCTGCTCTACGTGAGGATACATCAGTTGGAAATGCCCTTCTAAGTTTCTATGCAAAATGCAATTACACACAAGCTGCTCTTCAGACATTCTTAATGATTTCTCGTAAAGACTTGATATCATGGAATGCTATTCTTGATGCCTTTACAGAGAGTGGGTGTGAAACTCACCTTGGCAACCTATTACACTGGATGCTAAGGGAAGGAATAAGACCTGACTCCATTACTATCTTAACTATAATTCAGTATTATGCTGCTGTTTCCAGAGTCAAAAAGGTTAAAGAAACCCATAGCTATTCAATTAGATTTGGTCTTTTGCAGGGTGATGCTGGACCTACTCTTGGAAATGGGATGCTCGACGCATATGCCAAATGTGGCAACATGAAATATGCAGTCAATATTTTTGGGAGTTTGTCAGAGAAACGGAATGTGGTCACTTGCAATTCAATGATCTCAGGTTATGTGAATAGTTGCTCTCATGATGATGCCTATGCAATATTCAATACAATGTCTGAAACTGATTTAACTACTTGGAATTTAATGGTTCGAGTTTACGCTGAAAATGATTTTCCTGATCAAGCTCTGAGTCTTTTCCATGAGCTCCAAGTTCAAGGGATGAAGCCTGACATAGTGACTATCATGAGCATCCTTCCAGCTTGTGCTCATATGGCCTCAGTCCACATGCTGAGGCAGTGTCATGGGTATGTAATTAGAGCTTGTTTCAATGATGTTCGCTTGAATGGAGCTTTCATAGATATGTACTCAAAATGTGGAAGCGTATTTGGTGCTTATAAGCTTTTTTTGTCAAGCCCTCTGAAAGATCTGGTCATGTTTACAGCCATGGTTGGTGGGTTCGCAATGCATGGCATGGGAGAGGAAGCACTCAGGATTTTCTCTTATATGCTTGAGTTGGGTGTGAAGCCGGATCATGTTATCATTACCGCAGTCTTGTTTGCCTGCAGTCATGCAGGCCTAGTAGATGAAGGGTGGAAGATCTTTAACTCAATTGAGAAGGTCCATGGCTTCCAACCCACCATGGAACAGTATGCTTGTGTTGTGGATCTTCTTGCTCGAGGAGGCCGAATTAAGGATGCTTACACTTTTGTGACCAGGATGCCAATTGAAGCTAATGCAAACATATGGGGAACATTGCTGGGAGCTTGTAGGACTCACCATGAG ATGCTAGATGGGATGGCGTCATGGAGATACGGAGGCTGA
- the LOC117917832 gene encoding putative pentatricopeptide repeat-containing protein At5g08490 isoform X2 → MRHDEALSLFLERVRCSVGYKPNGQVLAALLKSCVAISAIRFGSVLHGYALKLGHVSCQSLCKGLLNLYAKSGALDYCNKLFGEMDQRDPVIWNIVLSGLAGFQSHEAEVMRLFRAMHMVNEAKPNSVTIAIVLPVCARLRDLDAGKSVHSYVIKSGLESHTLAGNALISMYAKCGLVCSDAYAAFNRIEFKDVVSWNAVIAGFSENKSTEEAFKLFHAMLKGPIQPNYATIASILPVCASLEENAGYWYGKEVHCHVLRRMELVEDVSVINSLMSFYLRIGQMEKAEFLFRNMKSRDLVSWNASIAGYASNGEWLKALELFSELISLETIKPDSVTLVSVLPACAHVHNLQVAKEIHGYIIRHPALREDTSVGNALLSFYAKCNYTQAALQTFLMISRKDLISWNAILDAFTESGCETHLGNLLHWMLREGIRPDSITILTIIQYYAAVSRVKKVKETHSYSIRFGLLQGDAGPTLGNGMLDAYAKCGNMKYAVNIFGSLSEKRNVVTCNSMISGYVNSCSHDDAYAIFNTMSETDLTTWNLMVRVYAENDFPDQALSLFHELQVQGMKPDIVTIMSILPACAHMASVHMLRQCHGYVIRACFNDVRLNGAFIDMYSKCGSVFGAYKLFLSSPLKDLVMFTAMVGGFAMHGMGEEALRIFSYMLELGVKPDHVIITAVLFACSHAGLVDEGWKIFNSIEKVHGFQPTMEQYACVVDLLARGGRIKDAYTFVTRMPIEANANIWGTLLGACRTHHEVELGRVVADHLFKIESDNIGNYVVMSNLYAADARWDGVMEIRRLMRTRELKKPAGCSWIEVGRRKNVFIAGDSSHPQRSIIYRTLSTLDQLMKEPFHF, encoded by the coding sequence CTCCATGGTTATGCTCTTAAACTAGGCCATGTTTCATGTCAATCTCTGTGTAAAGGATTGCTCAACTTGTACGCTAAATCTGGAGCTCTCGATTATTGCAACAAACTATTTGGTGAGATGGACCAACGTGATCCCGTCATTTGGAACATTGTCCTCTCTGGTTTGGCTGGATTCCAAAGTCATGAGGCTGAGGTGATGAGGTTGTTCCGTGCAATGCATATGGTGAATGAAGCTAAGCCCAACTCTGTCACCATTGCTATTGTTCTTCCTGTGTGTGCTCGTCTCCGAGATTTAGATGCTGGGAAGAGTGTGCACTCTTATGTGATTAAATCGGGGTTGGAATCACATACCCTTGCAGGAAATGCCTTAATATCAATGTATGCAAAGTGTGGGCTTGTTTGCAGTGATGCATATGCTGCATTTAATAGAATTGAGTTCAAAGATGTGGTTTCATGGAATGCAGTGATTGCAGGGTTTTCCGAGAATAAGTCCACAGAAGAAGCATTCAAATTATTCCATGCAATGCTTAAAGGACCGATACAACCTAATTATGCAACAATTGCAAGTATTCTACCTGTGTGTGCATCATTAGAAGAGAATGCTGGTTACTGGTATGGGAAAGAGGTCCACTGTCATGTTTTGCGAAGAATGGAGCTGGTAGAAGATGTTTCTGTAATCAACTCTCTTATGAGCTTTTACCTGAGGATTGGACAGATGGAAAAAGCAGAATTCTTGTTCAGAAACATGAAATCAAGAGATTTGGTTTCATGGAATGCTAGTATTGCAGGATATGCCTCAAATGGTGAGTGGTTGAAAGCATTAGAGTTATTTTCGGAGCTCATCTCTCTAGAGACGATAAAGCCAGATTCTGTCACCCTTGTTAGTGTTCTTCCCGCTTGTGCCCATGTACATAATTTGCAGGTAGCAAAGGAGATCCATGGCTATATTATCCGACATCCTGCTCTACGTGAGGATACATCAGTTGGAAATGCCCTTCTAAGTTTCTATGCAAAATGCAATTACACACAAGCTGCTCTTCAGACATTCTTAATGATTTCTCGTAAAGACTTGATATCATGGAATGCTATTCTTGATGCCTTTACAGAGAGTGGGTGTGAAACTCACCTTGGCAACCTATTACACTGGATGCTAAGGGAAGGAATAAGACCTGACTCCATTACTATCTTAACTATAATTCAGTATTATGCTGCTGTTTCCAGAGTCAAAAAGGTTAAAGAAACCCATAGCTATTCAATTAGATTTGGTCTTTTGCAGGGTGATGCTGGACCTACTCTTGGAAATGGGATGCTCGACGCATATGCCAAATGTGGCAACATGAAATATGCAGTCAATATTTTTGGGAGTTTGTCAGAGAAACGGAATGTGGTCACTTGCAATTCAATGATCTCAGGTTATGTGAATAGTTGCTCTCATGATGATGCCTATGCAATATTCAATACAATGTCTGAAACTGATTTAACTACTTGGAATTTAATGGTTCGAGTTTACGCTGAAAATGATTTTCCTGATCAAGCTCTGAGTCTTTTCCATGAGCTCCAAGTTCAAGGGATGAAGCCTGACATAGTGACTATCATGAGCATCCTTCCAGCTTGTGCTCATATGGCCTCAGTCCACATGCTGAGGCAGTGTCATGGGTATGTAATTAGAGCTTGTTTCAATGATGTTCGCTTGAATGGAGCTTTCATAGATATGTACTCAAAATGTGGAAGCGTATTTGGTGCTTATAAGCTTTTTTTGTCAAGCCCTCTGAAAGATCTGGTCATGTTTACAGCCATGGTTGGTGGGTTCGCAATGCATGGCATGGGAGAGGAAGCACTCAGGATTTTCTCTTATATGCTTGAGTTGGGTGTGAAGCCGGATCATGTTATCATTACCGCAGTCTTGTTTGCCTGCAGTCATGCAGGCCTAGTAGATGAAGGGTGGAAGATCTTTAACTCAATTGAGAAGGTCCATGGCTTCCAACCCACCATGGAACAGTATGCTTGTGTTGTGGATCTTCTTGCTCGAGGAGGCCGAATTAAGGATGCTTACACTTTTGTGACCAGGATGCCAATTGAAGCTAATGCAAACATATGGGGAACATTGCTGGGAGCTTGTAGGACTCACCATGAGGTTGAATTAGGAAGAGTAGTGGCTGATCATCTCTTTAAGATCGAATCTGACAATATCGGGAACTATGTAGTGATGTCTAACCTATATGCAGCAGATGCTAGATGGGATGGCGTCATGGAGATACGGAGGCTGATGCGGACCAGAGAGTTGAAAAAGCCTGCTGGGTGCAGCTGGATTGAAGTGGGGAGGAGGAAGAATGTATTCATAGCTGGGGATTCTTCCCACCCACAAA
- the LOC117917832 gene encoding putative pentatricopeptide repeat-containing protein At5g08490 isoform X3, whose amino-acid sequence MHTTCLMICLNHDCLTSRHDEALSLFLERVRCSVGYKPNGQVLAALLKSCVAISAIRFGSVLHGYALKLGHVSCQSLCKGLLNLYAKSGALDYCNKLFGEMDQRDPVIWNIVLSGLAGFQSHEAEVMRLFRAMHMVNEAKPNSVTIAIVLPVCARLRDLDAGKSVHSYVIKSGLESHTLAGNALISMYAKCGLVCSDAYAAFNRIEFKDVVSWNAVIAGFSENKSTEEAFKLFHAMLKGPIQPNYATIASILPVCASLEENAGYWYGKEVHCHVLRRMELVEDVSVINSLMSFYLRIGQMEKAEFLFRNMKSRDLVSWNASIAGYASNGEWLKALELFSELISLETIKPDSVTLVSVLPACAHVHNLQVAKEIHGYIIRHPALREDTSVGNALLSFYAKCNYTQAALQTFLMISRKDLISWNAILDAFTESGCETHLGNLLHWMLREGIRPDSITILTIIQYYAAVSRVKKVKETHSYSIRFGLLQGDAGPTLGNGMLDAYAKCGNMKYAVNIFGSLSEKRNVVTCNSMISALSLFHELQVQGMKPDIVTIMSILPACAHMASVHMLRQCHGYVIRACFNDVRLNGAFIDMYSKCGSVFGAYKLFLSSPLKDLVMFTAMVGGFAMHGMGEEALRIFSYMLELGVKPDHVIITAVLFACSHAGLVDEGWKIFNSIEKVHGFQPTMEQYACVVDLLARGGRIKDAYTFVTRMPIEANANIWGTLLGACRTHHEVELGRVVADHLFKIESDNIGNYVVMSNLYAADARWDGVMEIRRLMRTRELKKPAGCSWIEVGRRKNVFIAGDSSHPQRSIIYRTLSTLDQLMKEPFHF is encoded by the exons CTCCATGGTTATGCTCTTAAACTAGGCCATGTTTCATGTCAATCTCTGTGTAAAGGATTGCTCAACTTGTACGCTAAATCTGGAGCTCTCGATTATTGCAACAAACTATTTGGTGAGATGGACCAACGTGATCCCGTCATTTGGAACATTGTCCTCTCTGGTTTGGCTGGATTCCAAAGTCATGAGGCTGAGGTGATGAGGTTGTTCCGTGCAATGCATATGGTGAATGAAGCTAAGCCCAACTCTGTCACCATTGCTATTGTTCTTCCTGTGTGTGCTCGTCTCCGAGATTTAGATGCTGGGAAGAGTGTGCACTCTTATGTGATTAAATCGGGGTTGGAATCACATACCCTTGCAGGAAATGCCTTAATATCAATGTATGCAAAGTGTGGGCTTGTTTGCAGTGATGCATATGCTGCATTTAATAGAATTGAGTTCAAAGATGTGGTTTCATGGAATGCAGTGATTGCAGGGTTTTCCGAGAATAAGTCCACAGAAGAAGCATTCAAATTATTCCATGCAATGCTTAAAGGACCGATACAACCTAATTATGCAACAATTGCAAGTATTCTACCTGTGTGTGCATCATTAGAAGAGAATGCTGGTTACTGGTATGGGAAAGAGGTCCACTGTCATGTTTTGCGAAGAATGGAGCTGGTAGAAGATGTTTCTGTAATCAACTCTCTTATGAGCTTTTACCTGAGGATTGGACAGATGGAAAAAGCAGAATTCTTGTTCAGAAACATGAAATCAAGAGATTTGGTTTCATGGAATGCTAGTATTGCAGGATATGCCTCAAATGGTGAGTGGTTGAAAGCATTAGAGTTATTTTCGGAGCTCATCTCTCTAGAGACGATAAAGCCAGATTCTGTCACCCTTGTTAGTGTTCTTCCCGCTTGTGCCCATGTACATAATTTGCAGGTAGCAAAGGAGATCCATGGCTATATTATCCGACATCCTGCTCTACGTGAGGATACATCAGTTGGAAATGCCCTTCTAAGTTTCTATGCAAAATGCAATTACACACAAGCTGCTCTTCAGACATTCTTAATGATTTCTCGTAAAGACTTGATATCATGGAATGCTATTCTTGATGCCTTTACAGAGAGTGGGTGTGAAACTCACCTTGGCAACCTATTACACTGGATGCTAAGGGAAGGAATAAGACCTGACTCCATTACTATCTTAACTATAATTCAGTATTATGCTGCTGTTTCCAGAGTCAAAAAGGTTAAAGAAACCCATAGCTATTCAATTAGATTTGGTCTTTTGCAGGGTGATGCTGGACCTACTCTTGGAAATGGGATGCTCGACGCATATGCCAAATGTGGCAACATGAAATATGCAGTCAATATTTTTGGGAGTTTGTCAGAGAAACGGAATGTGGTCACTTGCAATTCAATGATCTCAG CTCTGAGTCTTTTCCATGAGCTCCAAGTTCAAGGGATGAAGCCTGACATAGTGACTATCATGAGCATCCTTCCAGCTTGTGCTCATATGGCCTCAGTCCACATGCTGAGGCAGTGTCATGGGTATGTAATTAGAGCTTGTTTCAATGATGTTCGCTTGAATGGAGCTTTCATAGATATGTACTCAAAATGTGGAAGCGTATTTGGTGCTTATAAGCTTTTTTTGTCAAGCCCTCTGAAAGATCTGGTCATGTTTACAGCCATGGTTGGTGGGTTCGCAATGCATGGCATGGGAGAGGAAGCACTCAGGATTTTCTCTTATATGCTTGAGTTGGGTGTGAAGCCGGATCATGTTATCATTACCGCAGTCTTGTTTGCCTGCAGTCATGCAGGCCTAGTAGATGAAGGGTGGAAGATCTTTAACTCAATTGAGAAGGTCCATGGCTTCCAACCCACCATGGAACAGTATGCTTGTGTTGTGGATCTTCTTGCTCGAGGAGGCCGAATTAAGGATGCTTACACTTTTGTGACCAGGATGCCAATTGAAGCTAATGCAAACATATGGGGAACATTGCTGGGAGCTTGTAGGACTCACCATGAGGTTGAATTAGGAAGAGTAGTGGCTGATCATCTCTTTAAGATCGAATCTGACAATATCGGGAACTATGTAGTGATGTCTAACCTATATGCAGCAGATGCTAGATGGGATGGCGTCATGGAGATACGGAGGCTGATGCGGACCAGAGAGTTGAAAAAGCCTGCTGGGTGCAGCTGGATTGAAGTGGGGAGGAGGAAGAATGTATTCATAGCTGGGGATTCTTCCCACCCACAAA